A window of Komagataella phaffii GS115 chromosome 1, complete sequence contains these coding sequences:
- a CDS encoding Catalytic component of UDP-GlcNAc transferase → MKSVLVTGGATVTFVALLQLTLNEKFISALKKNNFDKLVVQYGTQPTGESLFLSLINKLTDEDYKKSQLGQLYNIKLKDGFLIQGLSFDTDFVKNYTSKVDLVISHGGTGSILDTLRAGKKLVVVVNDTLADNHQLELTEKFAEREVLGYCRKNTVEELIDQVNQAESREFKRLAPSKGRIIQDVILNNIIKP, encoded by the coding sequence ATGAAGAGTGTACTTGTAACAGGAGGAGCCACTGTCACATTTGTTGCGCTACTCCAATTGACTCtcaatgaaaagtttatttctgccttgaagaaaaacaaTTTCGATAAACTTGTTGTTCAGTATGGAACTCAACCCACAGGTGAATCACTATTTCTGTCGCTGATCAACAAACTAACCGATGAAGATTATAAGAAGTCTCAATTAGGTCAGCTATACAACATAAAGCTAAAGGATGGCTTTTTAATCCAAGGATTGAGCTTTGATACTGATTTCGTCAAGAATTACACGTCCAAAGTTGATCTCGTGATCTCACATGGAGGAACTGGCTCTATTCTAGATACTCTGAGAGCAGGTAAAAAGTTGGTGGTTGTTGTAAACGATACATTGGCCGATAATCACCAACTAGAGCtcactgaaaaatttgcAGAAAGAGAAGTTTTGGGCTATTGTCGGAAAAACACGGTAGAGGAGCTGATTGATCAAGTGAATCAAGCCGAATCAAGAGAGTTTAAAAGATTGGCGCCTAGCAAGGGAAGAATCATACAAGATGTTATATTGAATAATATTATTAAGCCATAA
- a CDS encoding COP9 signalosome complex subunit 2, giving the protein MSDYSDDYMDMDDDEEEYEFEFEDDDEVDEPDLPTPDAETSQQPNFPTNKNDASTKTLKNNDLEMMYYTAKALKDDDASQALKSFRAIIDSNAGQHSTYVFKSIKQSLKLVYEQRNMPAMLELIKLFVKESSNVPPKYRDDSIKKMLDNYDKLSYSNPEVLSSIYDEFLQLISTEDGKYSNESLWLKLTMKKANISTDPEIKMALIRQMHNVLDGANETYIYNSYLLECLSMEMDTSLDSSTSSTQYSTLRQLYHKALSINVGIPHPRILGIVKEVGGLVYSQLKDFTKASEEYLESFKNYDAAGNPKRIHVLKKLIVSTILSKSEINPFQSREFVSFIDEPEVAKLLELYSSVQNDSIDVFNHLVRVDPFFKEILKKDAYLSNNMDLIVQLMYSKVLLVLIKPFKKCSFSFLCESLQTDQNVVEDLLLRLLHQGKISDFRCDFEDGIVIFYSKPASILPDFMDINEILNHFIAYPEEPFKLLNKDEVNEVEMENFDAPEVEEPEIDDDDESDDENPLRVDSNLDFGKRDVSKRSKQTATMLNATPLMLKVLGDAINVDSTGNKPRVADADVMRAISSWIKVVNRCLPKRIAQTLSQIEQVALEQQEQLEKNRDRILESLRMPPRI; this is encoded by the coding sequence ATGTCTGATTATAGTGATGATTACATGGATATggacgatgatgaagaggagtATGAGTTCGAATTcgaagatgacgatgaagtTGACGAGCCAGACCTCCCAACTCCTGACGCTGAAACTAGTCAGCAACCAAACTTCCCTACAAACAAAAACGATGCAAGCACCAAGACATTAAAGAATAATGATCTTGAAATGATGTATTACACAGCAAAAGCAttaaaagatgatgatgctAGCCAAGCTTTAAAGAGCTTTAGAGCTATAATTGATTCGAATGCTGGCCAACATTCCACGTACGTCTTCAAGTCTATCAAACAGAGTTTGAAGCTCGTGTACGAGCAGAGAAATATGCCTGCGATGCTGGAATTGATCAAGCTGTTTGTCAAGGAGTCTTCAAACGTTCCTCCCAAGTATAGGGATGACTCCATAAAAAAAATGCTGGACAATTACGATAAACTTTCCTATTCAAATCCTGAAGTTTTAAGTTCCATTTATGATGAATTCCTTCAACTAATTTCCACAGAAGATGGCAAGTATTCAAACGAGTCTTTATGGCTTAAATTGACGATGAAAAAGGCCAACATTTCCACTGATCCAGAGATCAAAATGGCACTTATTAGACAAATGCATAACGTACTAGATGGAGCTAATGAAACATACATATACAATAGCTATTTATTGGAATGCCTTTCAATGGAGATGGATACAAGTTTGGATTCCTCTACCTCTTCAACACAATACTCAACGTTGAGACAACTATATCACAAAGCTTTATCCATCAATGTTGGTATTCCACATCCTAGGATACTGGGGATCGTCAAGGAAGTGGGTGGATTGGTTTACAGTCAATTGAAGGACTTTACCAAAGCCAGTGAGGAATACTTggaaagtttcaaaaactatGACGCTGCCGGAAATCCAAAAAGGATCCACGTTCTCAAAAAGTTAATCGTGTCTACTATATTGAGCAAAAGTGAAATTAATCCTTTCCAGTCTAGAGAATTTGTGTCATTTATTGATGAACCCGAAGTTGCCAAACTATTGGAACTATATTCCAGTGTTCAGAATGATTCTATCGATGTTTTCAACCATTTGGTCAGAGTAGATCCTTTTTTCAAGGAAATCTTAAAAAAAGATGCTTATTTGTCGAATAATATGGATCTAATTGTTCAGTTGATGTACTCTAAAGTgcttttggttttgataAAACCCTTCAAAAAATGTTCTTTCTCATTTTTATGTGAATCGCTTCAAACCGATCAGAATGTGGTGGAAGATTTGCTTCTTCGTTTACTTCACCAGGGGAAAATCTCGGACTTTAGATgtgattttgaagatggaatTGTCATTTTCTATTCAAAACCTGCTTCGATATTACCTGATTTCATGGATATAAATGAGATTTTAAATCATTTCATTGCATATCCTGAGGAGCCTTTtaaattgttgaacaaagatGAAGTAAATGAAGTGgaaatggaaaactttgatgCCCCTGAAGTGGAGGAACcagaaattgatgatgatgatgaatcagatgatgaaaaccCCCTTCGTGTCGACAGTAACCtggattttggaaagagagaTGTTTCGAAGAGGTCCAAACAAACTGCCACGATGCTCAATGCCACCCCTCTGATGTTAAAAGTCCTTGGGGATGCCATAAATGTTGATTCAACCGGAAACAAACCCAGGGTTGCCGATGCTGATGTCATGAGAGCAATATCCAGTTGGATCAAGGTTGTTAATAGATGTCTACCAAAGCGAATAGCTCAAACGCTGTCTCAAATCGAGCAAGTTGCATTGGAGCAACAGGAGCAGTTGGAGAAAAACAGAGACAGGATATTGGAATCCTTACGAATGCCACCGAGGATTTGA
- a CDS encoding Essential 88kDa subunit of the exocyst complex, translating to MSNVVLGKVAALIKAEKDLENIPALKDEILKEKKSIESQLRLETEGHLQKTVQGIQSLSVTVDSFKELKQDLQKIDELAKLSESAIDRYDIVQRATQLYETIQEVDEIYKKLNSFNSSLTEVNALCDEEIQRGIDIDSEVPNLLPIHFRLTELRDFSEKLTELSTNSQQDTKQTIRKLNTLLEPAIEKFDSIVREISLGITESLRERNFSLIIRLAKVLDYEEREDLKAQIFHEIVTKVDKRSEDDSDGKRHLTSSTNFVSTLDVIDSDTKGAELYQEQVGRLQQRKYKQLAFDAIEESIRDTFKNCKDTFVGDDRFEVLNNLDWVYQDLALIRETHAICFPSRWNMFHIFFQWYYKYLNQIIVELIESEPETIIILDILEFDKNYTNIMRQDFGFSKDKIVSIIGVENREKLLQDYLSLIIVKMNEWLFNIEKNEQEAFIKREEPPARDDQNHFSLPGAFIVFQMFQQQATVATGSGQGLILDGVIKHFCSLLSKRQNQWDKLLKSQLNSQIQQMSEDATDDELDDTSKIAPGLMEYIIALANDQISGSEKLETIETEFVALVSKKYQVSISTEIGRAIDDCADLAHDCLNHILALVFFDVSELVSKTFSKAWYPDGSSFLNETVAYFEEYVHEFIEEMKPDLLASFLPELLNKTILEYFACLGYKRKFKESKVFDCVKRDVQILYSFFSQYIEKEEVQAKFTVFEIFLHILELENEADILEVWKEYLQQFNDLSPRFLEGILACRKDFGSTQTKKIVAEVEMVNRIFEHEYSDSFEASFMGKFRLAEP from the coding sequence ATGTCCAACGTTGTACTGGGTAAGGTTGCTGCTCTTATAAAGGCAGAAAAGGACCTTGAAAACATCCCGGcattgaaagatgaaatcttgaaagagaaaaaatccaTCGAATCGCAGCTGAGATTGGAAACTGAAGGGCACCTCCAGAAAACCGTTCAGGGTATACAGTCGTTGAGTGTCACTGTTGATTCATTTAAAGAACTCAAGCAGGATTTACAAAAAATAGATGAGCTTGCGAAGCTGTCAGAGAGTGCCATTGACCGGTATGATATCGTTCAGAGGGCAACACAGCTTTATGAAACAATCCAAGAAGTCGATGAAATCTACAAAAAGCTAAACTCTTTTAACAGTTCACTGACTGAGGTAAACGCTCTGTGTGATgaggaaattcaaagagGCATCGATATTGATTCTGAGGTCCCAAACCTACTTCCAATCCACTTTAGGCTGACAGAACTGAGAGATTTTAGTGAGAAACTGACAGAACTATCCACCAATTCGCAGCAGGATACTAAACAAACCATTCGCAAACTGAACACCCTCTTGGAACCTgccattgaaaaattcgATTCCATTGTAAGGGAAATAAGCCTTGGTATTACGGAGAGTTTGCGAGAGCGtaacttttctttgatcattAGATTGGCCAAAGTTTTAGACtatgaagaaagagaagatttgaaggctcaaatttttcatgaAATTGTAACCAAAGTTGATAAGAGAAGCGAGGATGATAGTGATGGGAAACGTCACTTGACGAGTTCCACAAATTTTGTCTCAACACTGGATGTTATTGACTCAGATACAAAAGGAGCAGAGCTTTATCAAGAGCAGGTTGGAAGGTTGCAGCAGAGAAAATACAAACAATTGGCATTTGATGCgattgaagaatcaattAGAGACACATTCAAGAACTGTAAAGATACTTTTGTCGGCGACGACAGGTTCGAAGTCTTGAATAACTTGGATTGGGTTTATCAAGACTTAGCATTAATTAGAGAAACGCATGCGATATGTTTTCCTTCCAGGTGGAACATGTTTCAtatattctttcaatggtaTTACAAATACTTGAATCAAATAATAGTTGAACTGATAGAAAGTGAACCGGAAACGATTATTATTCTGGATATCCTTGAGTTTGACAAGAACTACACAAATATTATGAGgcaagattttggttttAGTAAAGACAAAATTGTTTCTATCATAGGGGTTGAAAATAGAGAGAAGTTACTGCAAGATTACTTGAGTTTGATCATAGTGAAAATGAACGAATGGCTGTTCAACATCGAAAAGAATGAACAAGAAGCTTTTATTAAAAGAGAGGAACCTCCTGCAAGAGATGACCAAAATCACTTCAGTTTACCGGGAGCCTTCATAGTATTTCAGATGTTTCAACAACAAGCAACAGTTGCGACGGGGTCAGGTCAAGGCTTAATTTTGGATGGTGTGATTAAACATTTTTGTTCATTACTTTCTAAAAGACAAAATCAATGGGATAAGTTATTAAAGTCACAACTCAACAGTCAGATTCAGCAAATGTCCGAAGATGCCACGGATGACGAATTAGACGATACCTCTAAGATAGCTCCAGGATTGATGGAGTACATTATTGCCCTTGCTAACGATCAGATCAGTGGCTctgaaaagcttgaaaCTATAGAGACTGAATTTGTTGCATTAGTGTCGAAAAAGTACCAGGTATCCATCTCTACAGAGATTGGTAGAGCCATTGATGATTGTGCCGATTTAGCTCACGATTGTCTGAACCATATCTTGGCGTTAGtcttttttgatgtttcGGAGTTGGTCTCCAAAACATTCAGCAAAGCTTGGTATCCGGATGGATCCTCTTTTCTGAATGAAACAGTAGcatattttgaagaatatgtCCATGAGTTCATAGAAGAGATGAAACCAGATCTATTGGCAAGTTTCCTTCCtgaacttttgaacaagaCAATTTTGGAATACTTTGCATGCTTGGGTTATAAACGtaagttcaaagaaagcaaaGTTTTTGACTGTGTTAAGCGAGATGTACAGATTCTTTACAGTTTTTTCTCCCAATATATCgaaaaggaagaagttCAAGCCAAGTTTActgtctttgaaatatttttgCATATATTAGAGCTGGAGAATGAGGCTGATATTCTGGAAGTCTGGAAAGAATATTTGCAACAGTTTAATGATTTAAGTCCACGATTCCTAGAAGGAATCCTTGCTTGCAGAAAAGACTTCGGAAGTACACAGACTAAGAAGATAGTTGCAGAGGTGGAGATGGTGAATAGGATTTTCGAACATGAGTACTCTGATTCTTTTGAGGCATCATTTATGGGTAAATTCCGACTAGCAGAGCCTTAG
- a CDS encoding Polyphosphatidylinositol phosphatase, whose amino-acid sequence MEDYGNKPPQANDRDTDKPVDRVAKLKMTNGFQKTKKFPKLVMVKYTIYSTNERIYIVGSNNRETMFRILEIDMTTSATEELNIIEENVFFTRLEIIAILSDLEENSEGGLTKKLSGIGLLGFIRFTSYYYLCVITEASIIGVLGGRNIYHVDNTALVPVTNNYRKPDRNSEEARFLHTFQSIDLTKTFYFSYTYDLTNTMQKNFMSNKKEAQGLNEESFNETFVHNEMFVWNSWLLNPIKEFDNVYDWFQIIIHGFVDQAKISVFSRQVYITLIARRSHHFAGARFFKRGVNDQGNVANEVETEQIVSDMLTTPFHDPSAGFYNNPNYTSYVQHRGSIPLYWSQETSPNLRLAKPPIYINLMDPFYTSSAVHFDDLFHRYGSPIMILNLVKQREKSARESKLSREFENCIEYLNKFLPAKNKLQYMAWDMSRASKSHGQDVVEFLEKYAEKCLRVTGFFHNGRTLQETKLQEGICRTNCIDCLDRTNAAQFVIGKRALAYQLCSLGVIEDNYLEYDSDVVNILTEMFHDHGDTIALQYGGSHLVNTMETYRKLNHWSSHSRDMIESIKRFYSNSFMDAQRQEAINLFLGNYIWEKGVPVLWNLDTDFYLHNDYWGNNLMTCKPSYTHWFNDRYLKNRKELVLKKLEDTKSPDIVKWESLIKKKVEPYPGCVDNYFNEHYPPGEIVSLKDVFEFKMISTLKALEVIPQPEEKERRRSVYSFTSPTKEVTSAKESDNISSPFKTRKPQPASQKYKMLYEKNKEEEEVKDVKPRSLDCETQFSRLQAMRVKNYFERLTNSLEMELGKAQRMFKEERKLPLFENSSQKIELNALNEDYLYEEFNLEDEKAANTDDLKLEVTAADKAIYEKNTKINGFIPLIELSSDTVENAESIRHLVNIRSYQETCYRDTFSVSEEDYQMYSSIGV is encoded by the coding sequence ATGGAAGACTATGGGAATAAGCCCCCTCAGGCCAATGACAGGGACACAGATAAGCCCGTCGATAGGGTGGCCAAGCTGAAAATGACAAACGGTTTCCAAAAGACCAAAAAGTTTCCCAAGTTGGTTATGGTAAAATACACAATTTACTCTACAAATGAGAGGATCTACATTGTGGGTAGTAATAACCGTGAAACAATGTTTCGAATACTTGAAATAGACATGACCACCTCTGCCACTGAGGAATTGAATATAATAGAGGAGAATGTGTTTTTTACAAGATTGGAAATTATAGCAATTCTCAGTGATTTGGAGGAAAACAGTGAAGGTGGCCTGACCAAAAAACTCTCAGGTATCGGATTATTGGGGTTTATTAGGTTTACTTCTTACTATTATCTTTGTGTTATTACTGAAGCAAGTATAATTGGAGTTTTAGGAGGCAGAAATATCTACCACGTTGATAATACGGCACTGGTGCCCGTTACCAACAATTACAGGAAACCGGATAGAAACTCTGAGGAGGCAAGATTTCTGCacacttttcaaagtataGACCTtaccaaaactttctaCTTCAGTTACACTTACGATTTAACCAATACAATGCAGAAAAATTTCATGAGTAATAAGAAAGAGGCCCAAGGCTTGAATGAAGAGAGCTTCAACGAAACATTTGTCCATAATGAAATGTTTGTGTGGAACTCTTGGCTTCTCAATCCCATtaaagagtttgataaCGTCTACGACTGGTTCCAAATCATCATTCATGGATTTGTTGACCAAGCCAAAATATCTGTTTTCTCGAGGCAAGTGTATATTACTCTGATAGCCAGAAGATCTCATCATTTTGCAGGTGCTAGATTTTTTAAAAGAGGTGTCAATGACCAAGGAAACGTTGCCAATGAAGTAGAAACTGAACAAATTGTTAGTGATATGCTAACCACGCCATTCCACGACCCAAGTGCTGGTTTTTATAATAATCCCAATTATACCTCATATGTGCAACATAGGGGCTCTATACCCTTATATTGGTCTCAGGAAACTAGTCCTAATCTTAGGCTTGCTAAACCTCCCATTTATATCAACTTGATGGATCCATTTTATACCTCATCAGCTGttcattttgatgatttgtTTCATCGATATGGTTCTCCAATAatgatcttgaatcttGTTAAACAAAGGGAGAAGTCTGCCAGGGAATCCAAACTGTCaagagaatttgaaaactgCATTGAATATTTGAACAAATTTCTTCCGGCCAAGAATAAGTTACAATACATGGCTTGGGACATGTCTAGGGCTTCCAAATCCCATGGGCAAGATGTTGTTGAGTTTCTAGAGAAGTACGCTGAGAAATGCCTTCGAGTCACTGGTTTCTTTCATAATGGAAGAACTTTGCAAGAAACTAAACTGCAAGAAGGAATTTGTAGAACGAACTGTATCGACTGCTTAGATAGAACCAACGCAGCACAGTTTGTCATTGGCAAAAGGGCTCTCGCGTACCAGCTTTGTTCTCTTGGAGTCATTGAAGACAACTATCTGGAATACGATTCAGATGTGGTTAATATTCTAACTGAGATGTTCCATGATCATGGAGATACTATCGCATTGCAATATGGAGGTTCTCATTTAGTAAATACGATGGAGACTTATCGGAAATTGAACCATTGGTCATCGCATTCAAGAGACATGATAGAAAGCATAAAAAGGTTTTACAGTAACTCATTTATGGATGCTCAAAGACAGGAGGCCATaaatttgtttttgggaAATTATATTTGGGAAAAAGGAGTTCCAGTTTTATGGAATCTAGACACAGATTTCTACCTTCACAATGATTATTGGGGGAACAATCTAATGACGTGTAAACCGAGTTATACACATTGGTTTAATGATAGgtatttgaagaatcgAAAAGAGTTagtcttgaaaaagttggaagataCGAAGTCTCCTGATATAGTTAAATGGGAAAGTTTAATAAAAAAGAAGGTGGAGCCCTATCCAGGATGCGTCGACAATTATTTCAATGAACATTATCCTCCCGGAGAGATTGTTTCATTGAAAGAcgtctttgaattcaaaatgatttcaactttgaaggcTCTTGAAGTTATCCCACAGCCcgaagaaaaggaaaggaGAAGGTCAGTTTACAGTTTCACATCCCCCACCAAGGAAGTCACCTCCGCCAAAGAATCTGATAATATTTCCTCTCCTTTCAAAACCAGAAAACCCCAGCCTGCAAGTCAAAAGTACAAGATGTTGTACGAAAAGaataaagaagaagaagaagtgaAAGATGTTAAGCCAAGATCACTTGATTGTGAGACACAGTTCAGTAGACTACAAGCTATGCGGGTTAAAAACTACTTTGAAAGGCTGACTAACAGTTTGGAAATGGAACTTGGAAAAGCTCAGAGAATGTTCAAGGAGGAAAGAAAGCTTCcactctttgaaaatagtAGTCAGAAGATTGAATTAAATGCGTTAAATGAGGACTATCTTTATGAAGAATTCAATCTTGAGGATGAGAAGGCAGCTAATACGGATGACCTAAAGCTGGAAGTAACTGCAGCAGACAAAGCTATTTATGAAAAAAACACCAAAATTAATGGATTCATTCCGCTCATTGAATTATCTAGTGATACAGTTGAGAATGCGGAGAGTATTAGGCACTTGGTAAATATTCGCAGTTACCAAGAAACTTGCTATCGTGATACGTTTTCTGTCAGTGAAGAAGATTACCAGATGTACTCATCGATTGGGGTTTGA
- a CDS encoding N-succinyl-5-aminoimidazole-4-carboxamide ribotide (SAICAR) synthetase, giving the protein MSIVNTDLDGILPLIAKGKVRDIYAVDENNLLFVATDRISAYDVIMTNGIPDKGKILTQLSVFWFDFLAPYIKNHLVASNDKEVFALLPSKLSEEKYKSQLEGRSLIVKKHRLIPLEAIVRGYITGSAWKEYKNSKTVHGVKVENENLQESDAFPTPIFTPSTKAEQGEHDENISIEQAAEIVGKDICEKVAVKAVELYSAAKNLALLKGIIIADTKFEFGLDENNELVLVDEVLTPDSSRFWNQKTYQVGKSQESYDKQFLRDWLTANGLNGKEGVAMDAEIAIKSKEKYIEAYEAITGKKWA; this is encoded by the coding sequence ATGTCCATTGTGAACACTGATCTGGACGGAATCCTACCTTTAATCGCCAAAGGAAAGGTTAGAGACATTTATGCAGTCGATGAGAACAACTTGCTGTTCGTCGCAACTGACCGTATCTCCGCTTACGATGTGATTATGACAAACGGTATTCCTGATAAGGGAAAGATTTTGACTCAGCTCTCAGTTTTCtggtttgattttttggcACCCTACATAAAGAATCATTTGGTTGCTTCTAATGACAAGGAAGTCTTTGCTTTACTACCATCAAAACtgtctgaagaaaaatacaaaTCTCAATTAGAGGGACGATCCTTGATAGTAAAAAAGCACAGACTGATACCTTTGGAAGCCATTGTCAGAGGTTACATCACTGGAAGTGCATGGAAAGAGTACAAGAACTCAAAAACTGTCCATGGAGTCAAGGTTGAAAACGAGAACCTTCAAGAGAGCGACGCCTTTCCAACTCCGATTTTCACACCTTCAACGAAAGCTGAACAGGGTGAACACGATGAAAACATCTCTATTGAACAAGCTGCTGAGATTGTAGGTAAAGACATTTGTGAGAAGGTCGCTGTCAAGGCGGTCGAGTTGTATTCTGCTGCAAAAAACCTCGCCCTTTTGAAGGGGATCATTATTGCTGATACGAAATTCGAATTTGGACTGGACGAAAACAATGAATTGGTACTAGTAGATGAAGTTTTAACTCCAGATTCTTCTagattttggaatcaaaagACTTACCAAGTGGGTAAATCGCAAGAGAGTTACGATAAGCAGTTTCTCAGAGATTGGTTGACGGCCAACGGATTGAATGGCAAAGAGGGCGTAGCCATGGATGCAGAAATTGCTATCAAGAGTAAAGAAAAGTATATTGAAGCTTATGAAGCAATTACTGGCAAGAAATGGGCTTGA
- a CDS encoding exosome complex component RRP40, with protein MTESLIVPGDRLDIKSENIILGPGFYVDPKTDEILPTNAGILEVSQKQNKTVYVIDSKSKTYIPKTNDFVIGIITGTFGELYKVGLSEFTQAAQMSVYAFPNASKKNRPHLKVGDVIYARVLSAERDIEVELECIDPTTGKEGGFGQLEDGYLFTVNLAYARYLLFNENAEILTELVKKCKFELAVGCNGRIWIKSETVKTTITCVKIIEESQNWSKQDIPKKLKEVWAAFN; from the coding sequence ATGACTGAATCACTTATTGTACCCGGAGACAGGTTAGATATAAAGTCCGAGAATATAATTCTTGGACCAGGGTTTTATGTTGACCCCAAAACTGACGAGATACTTCCAACTAATGCCGGCatcttggaagtttctcagaaacaaaataaaacaGTGTATGTGATAGATTCCAAGTCCAAAACGTATATTCCCAAAACAAATGACTTCGTCATTGGTATCATCACTGGTACATTTGGTGAGCTCTACAAAGTCGGCTTATCTGAGTTTACACAGGCTGCTCAAATGTCTGTATACGCTTTCCCTAATGCATCTAAGAAAAATAGACCCCATTTAAAAGTGGGAGATGTGATATATGCTCGTGTTCTGAGTGCTGAAAGAGACATAGAAGTCGAACTGGAATGTATTGACCCTACTACAGGTAAAGAAGGTGGCTTTGGACAATTAGAGGATGGATATTTATTCACTGTGAACCTGGCTTATGCGAGATACCTTTTATTTAACGAGAATGCTGAAATTCTCACTGAATTGGTTAAGAAATGCAAATTTGAACTGGCCGTTGGTTGCAACGGTAGAATTTGGATTAAATCAGAAACAGTAAAGACTACAATCACTTGTGTGAAGATAATTGAAGAATCCCAAAATTGGTCCAAACAAGATATTcccaaaaagttgaaagaagtGTGGGCTGCTTTCAACTGA
- a CDS encoding protein kinase, whose protein sequence is MNVGLSSQFVALELIGRGSFGSVWKVERKTDGKWFVRKEVSYMKMNAKEISQVIAEFRILSELSHPNIVKYLHHEHISENKTVNLYMEYCDGGDLSKLIRTHRRNKEYISEEKIWSIFTQVLLALYRCHYGTDFTASKEFESLNKGNRRTQNPSWVDSTRVIIHRDIKPDNIFLMNNSNLVKLGDFGLAKILDQENDFAKTYVGTPYYMSPEVLLDQPYSPLCDIWSLGCVMYELCALRPPFQATTHLQLQQKIQEGTFPPLPDVFSPRLRSLINACITIDLNQRPSTHELLQESCFNVYIKEVNLEIREDRLNERERKLKIRENKLILSEEGIVKQLNEELEFQRKLLEQEVEEIRKSYKNEFQFVLEQQVQQALSKILGPQYNQKPLNRNQQQKQIQQIYSRQDPQLSSPKSQQAQIQGPRELLKRGANIDRNNLRRPLGLIDEEQQQYNRYR, encoded by the coding sequence ATGAATGTCGGTCTGAGTAGTCAATTTGTTGCCTTGGAGCTCATTGGCAGGGGGTCTTTTGGCTCAGTATGGAAGgttgaaaggaaaacaGATGGAAAGTGGTTCGTCAGAAAAGAGGTATCCTACATGAAGATGAATGCCAAAGAGATATCTCAAGTGATAGCTGAGTTCAGAATTCTTAGTGAGTTAAGCCATCCCAACATTGTGAAGTACCTTCATCACGAACATATTTCTGAGAATAAAACTGTCAATTTATACATGGAATACTGTGATGGTGGAGATCTCTCCAAGCTGATTCGAACACATAGAAGGAACAAAGAGTACatttcagaagaaaaaatatggAGTATTTTTACGCAGGTTTTATTAGCATTGTATCGTTGTCATTATGGAACTGATTTCACGGCTTCAAAGGAGTTTGAATCGCTCAATAAAGGTAATAGACGAACCCAGAATCCTTCGTGGGTAGACTCGACAAGAGTTATTATTCACAGGGATATAAAACCCGACAACATCTTTCTGATGAACAATTCAAACCTTGTCAAACTGGGAGATTTTGGATTAGCAAAAATTCTGGACCAAGAAAACGATTTTGCCAAAACATACGTCGGTACGCCGTATTACATGTCTCCTGAAGTGCTGTTGGACCAACCCTACTCACCATTATGTGATATATGGTCTCTTGGGTGCGTCATGTATGAGCTATGTGCATTGAGGCCTCCTTTTCAAGCCACTACACATTTACAATTACAAcaaaagatccaagaaGGGACATTCCCTCCACTTCCGGACGTATTTTCACCCCGGTTAAGATCTCTGATCAATGCTTGCATAACCATAGACCTGAACCAACGACCATCTACTCACGAACTTCTTCAGGAAAGTTGCTTCAATGTGTATATCAAGGAGGTTAATTTAGAGATAAGGGAGGACAGATTGAATGAGCGTGAACGCAAACTGAAAATACGAGAGAACAAGTTAATCTTGAGCGAAGAGGGAATAGTGAAACAACTGAATGAAGAACtggaatttcaaagaaagttgCTTGAACAAGAAGTAGAGGAAATAAGGAAGTCATACAAGAACGAATTTCAGTTCGTACTGGAACAACAGGTGCAACAGGCATTGAGCAAAATTCTAGGTCCCCAATACAATCAAAAGCCATTGAACAGGAATCAgcaacaaaaacaaataCAACAAATTTACAGCAGACAGGATCCGCAATTATCAAGCCCAAAGTCACAACAAGCTCAGATCCAAGGACCAAGAGAGTTGCTTAAAAGAGGAGCCAACATTGATCGTAACAATCTGCGGCGCCCTCTCGGACTTATTGACGAAGAGCAGCAACAATACAACAGATATAGGTAA